GGAAAGCACACCCTGTCCGCTGATCTTGCCATCAAAGATCGTAAAGGCATCTCCAGTAGCCGGGTTTGCCCCTTGAGTGGCCTGGGCAGCACCGAGAAATTGCCCCCCCGTCACAGTCAGGGTCACACCGGTATCGAGGCCCGTGGTGAAATCCTTCAGTAGACCAGTGCTGGGTAAGCCTGAGCCTCCGTTGGGGGAGGTGATCTTTGTGATATTTGTTTCGAGCTGACCAGTGCCCCAGGCAAGGTCATTATAGGCCGTAAAACCTGCCGCAGCGGCCATAGACCCTGTTCCCATAGCCAATACTGCAGTCGCTACTGACCCCGCTACCCACCATGATGTTCGACACGTATTCCTTTTCATAAGTCCGCCTTTCTTTCTCTCCAGGAATGAGATCTATTCTATATGGAATCTGTTCATTATCGATATCTCTTCACAAAAGATCCTTCCCGGTCAATTGTTAGAACACACCTAAAGAATATGCATATGACCGCATGCTACAGCTACATTTTCCCTCTCAAACGTATTGAAATGTTGGGGGAGCAATATCTCCAATTATCCGATTTCATAAAACGCTTCAAGTATTCTCCTTGTCACCACCTCCTTTGTGTCTCTACAGAAAAGTCGATTTTCATGGATGGACAATTTCTGAAAAAGCAGGAGTTTTATCATAGCTCAATACCGGTTACCTGCTGGTAAAACGATGAGATCTTTCTTCCGGATTAGTACAGCAAAACAGCTGCCACCTTTCGGGGCACCACGATTTTCTCTGTACATTTCTTCTTTTTCAGTGCGTTTCGTGAGCTCAATGAAAGTATGCCGAAGTTAGAAAACTGGCTGTTTTTTGAAAATAGTAAACGGCTATGACAGATTTGGGTGCCCGGTGGTTTTAGACCCAAAGAAAGGTAAAACATCTTCCAGCAAGTGATGTAATAGGTTCCTAACATAGATAAGTTTTTCGACGACACGGATATTTTCTATACCCAGTGCTCCGATTTGAATTGTTGATTATTCGACTATTTGGGGAATTTCAAATCCTTTCCGAATCTTCTCCTTGAATACTTTCAGATAACTCCAATTCCTATTTCTTAATTCTCTCCTAAATCCCTAATGTGGTGGTTTCCCGAACGAAAAACTATTCTTATTTGTTTAGTTAACTATGGGTAGGAATAAAATTAGGCCTGGATTGAAAACCTTGAGCGAGAGAATGGCAAAAACCACATCCGTCTCATGCGGTTATTTTTTGATGAAATTTCCAGAATTCCCTCAGTGGGTGGCGGCTTGCTTGCAGACAAAGAACACTATATCAAGAACTATGATATACCCTCTATTGAAAGGCTATATCACCAGATCCAACAAAATATTAAGGCATGGCATTTCTCCATCAGAATTTTCTAAAACAGGGTAGATCCATTTTTTTGAAACCCTCCATGTAAATTGGGAGCGCCTCAGTGGAAGAAGAGTTGTTGACAATTGTTGATCACGTAAAACAATTGCATGGTTTAACACCCCTAACATTACCAACTTATCTCGATACATTTGCTAGCCACTTCTATGCCCGGACTGGTTGCATTTTCCCTCCACGTGTGAGTGCGAAAGAACCACACTCGTCCCGACAAGTATCCAAAACAGATAGGAATGGCTTCCGCCGAAGCTGTCCTCGAAAAAAATACGGATCGAAAATCCAAGAACCATGAGAAATACCCCCATCTGTAACCACCGATATGAGGAAGTCATAGCTTTTGTCCAGTCTTCATAGATGGTAAATCCCACTTTGGCGAGCAACCAAAGAAACAAGGCCAATCCGGGTAACCCAGCCCCTGTCACCACCATGAGATACCAGTTATGCGGTTTTTCGGGAATATCGGGAATTCCGAGATTCACAGCTTCCAACTCAACGATATTTTGCCCATGCCGCTTTTCTAAAATAGGCACGCCATAACCCACGCCAACGATTGGATGGTCCAGAATATCTGCAGCACTAAGATTCCATACTGCTAACCGAGCCTTAATAGTCCAGGGATTGAAGGTTTCACGATGTAGTCCCAATTGACCAAGGACCACTCCAACCGAAAGAAATACCACCATTCCTATCACCAGCAAGCGAAATGCGTGACGTTTATGGACAAGAAATCCTCCAACAATTAATTGCGTCAGACAGGCTAGCCAGACACCACGACTATAGGAAAGCACTAGGGCCAAAAAAGAGAGAAGCATGCCACAACCTAACAGCACCCGTTTCCAGGAACTGGTCACCGCCAAGAATCCCGTGATGAACAGAGGGAAAACCATCAACACATTGGTACTCAGCCAGGTAAAATCTGCGCCGCCCGCTTTTGGATAACCCGCACGAATTGTGCGATCCAAAAGATTTCCTCCCCGGTCCCAAAAATCAAGAAGTGAATAGGAGTAACAGACAATAGCCCCCACCAATAAGACGGGGAGAGCCTTTCTTAGAAAATATTCATTTCGTTGTTCCTGCACAATCAAACAGGTGCCATAGAACACTGCCAACTGTGCTACAATTTTTTGCCATTCCTTCAGACTGACCCAAGGATCAATGGAAAAAGGAATCGTAAAGGCAACCCATCCCACAAAACAGATAAAGGGGGCAAGGAGCGGGGCATGAATCCAGAGGGGCTTTCGCTCCAATACACAAAGGAGTATTGCCATACCCAGAAGAGTGAAAAAGAAATATTCTTGAATATGAAACAGTCGGGGAGAAAACCCCAAAAGAATAACTAGACATAGACCCCACCCAAGGGCGGGCCAAAGATCAGAACGGGAGAAAGTCCTCGAAGAAGAGGTGCTGCCAACCTGTCCCACGTCCAAGTCGATACTCATTGGATCAGATCATTTGAGACAAGGTAGATCTCGCACAAGAAATGTTTTCAAACTAATCCCCATTAGCCGTTCATGGGTGAGAAAATGCTTTAACATTTCTTCCCCTACACGCATAGCATCCTGTAATAACGGAACTTACAGAAATGCTTACTATCACGCCGTACCCTACCCATCTTAAACGACATTCTCCCCTCGAATCAGATTTAAGCCTCTTCTCGTCTAGTACGAGTCTTTGTTAAAGGCCACGGGAGATCAGATCATGAATATGTATCATGCCGACGACTTTTTCCTGTCGATTAAGGACGGGTAGCACGGAAATGGGCTTTTCCCGTTTCTCCATAAATTGAAGAACTTTGACGGCCTTTTCATCTTGATATACCCAACTGGGCTTTGGATTCATGACCGCTCCAATCGTGAGAGCGAAAAGGTTTTGTCCCCCTTCCAACACCCGACGAATATCAAAGTCAGTGATCAATCCCAATAAACGATCTTCATCATCAAGGACGGACACGGCGCCAGCACGTTTACTCGTCATTTCACACAACATGAATTGAATCGTGTGAGAAAGTCGAATAACCGCATTGGCTTCACCGGTTCGCATCAGATCCCCAACGTTTAAAAGCAGTCGTTTTCCTAACTGCCCACCAGGGTGAAACATGGCATAGTCGGTTGGTTGAAAGTTTCGCAATTTCATCAAAGCCATGGCCAGCGCATCCCCTAAGACCAAGGCTGCAGTGGTGCTGCATGTTGGTGCCAGATTGAGCGGACAAGCTTCTTCTTGTATGGGCGTCACAAGAACAAGATCGCTCCCTCGTGCCAGAGTGGAGTTTGCCTGCGCCGTAATGGCAATCATTCGTGCACCAATTTTTCGAATAAATGGAAGCAGTACCAGCAATTCTTCGCTTTCGCCTGACTTGCCTACCGCAATCACTATATCTTCTTTCGCCACAATCCCAATGTCCCCATGCAGCCCCTCGGAGCCATGTAAATACACCGCAGGTGTGCCGGTGGACACCATCGTCGCCGAAATTTTATTCGCTATCAGGCCGGATTTCCCCACCCCTGTGAGAATCACTTTTCCCTGACAGGCTTGCAACATCCTTACGGCCTCCTCGAAAGGAAGACCTATGCTCTCCTCAAGGTGTGCTATGGCCTGACCTTCCAGTCTGATCACCCGACGAAGTTCCTGAAGAATATCCATAAGAATCTGATCCTTTGATCTCTAGTAAAATCGGCAATTTCGGAAAAAACGTTTCAAGGTGAAACTATCATTAGATAAACAGCTCCCATTCGCTCCATCATAGAAAAGGCGCGGGCTTCCTTCGGCAACCGCGGAGCACCTTCGCTATGCTAGAGAACCCCAACAAAGAGATTTCCTATTAACACACAATAAAAAAAGGAATGGGATCGGTGATAGGAGGAACTTTTGCCCCTTTTTGGGAAAAGACCTTTTTCCTTGAAAGAGCGTCTGAGCCTGTTCCAGTGTATCAATACACAAAATCGTAATTTGGGTCAAGTTGAGACAGGCTCACCTTCCTGGCTTGGATCATGGCACCGCCCATTCCTGGGAGGGCTATTATCTCCTTCGCCGAACCTGGTACAAAGAAGGAACCCGAGACACATTGAAAGGCCCACACAGAGGATGAAAACTCAAAAATTATCATCTGCCACGACTCAAGAAATTTCCAGAATGTATAATGTGTTGGACTATGATCGGCTTGGCCCGGTTTATTGTGACGAAGGTGGAGACGCCTTTTGGGAGGACCGCCGAGGTCCTTGCAAGAAACTGGGGATCGCGATTGCGAAAGCCCTCCGCACCCGTTTGCCGGCAATGGGACGAAGTTTATATGTGGGAGCAGGAGTCCCCGAAATTCCGATTTTGCTCATGGAACGGCTGGAATTACATCGAACGGTATGTCCCTATAATCTTCGGCAAGCAGAAGTGGATATTCTCAACCAAGCCGGGGGAGAAAATGGAATACATTTTTACTGCGGGTCGGCAGAGACTGCGACAGGCAACGTTGATCATCTTTGGATTGTCAGCGTTCTGAATGACCCGGAAGAATTTCCTAATCTGTCAGTCCTTTTTTCATACGGCCGTGCGGACCCTCTGGCATTTGACGTTTCGGCCTTTTCACACGAACGGGAAAAAGGAATTCGCTTATTTGCCAATTGCATGGCCAAACTTACCATGCCAGGGTTGCTCACGACCTCGGTGGAAGAAATGCCCTGGGTTGAACACTGGTGCCACTCACAGGGCATTCCCTATCTAGTTGAGGATCGGACCTACCCAACAGCCTTGGTAGGCGATCCGGTATGTTTCATACACGTTGGATAAGGACAACTTCTCTTTTTTTAGCACTCCTGCGGGATAAGGGAAAGAACCAGAGTGGTTATGAAACCGATTCTCCTTGGATTGATTGGCGTAGGACGACACGGCTACCGTTATCTTCACCATTTGCTCTCCGTCGAGACGGGAGGAAAATTGATTGCCATCAGCCGAAGAAACATGGAAGAAGGCATTCGACTTGCCGCTGAAAACTCCCTCCGTTTTTACCCGAATTATCGTGATCTTTTAGCCGATTCGGCTATTCAGGCCGTTTTGATCGTGACCCCTCCCTCACTCAATCTTCCTATTGCCTTAGAAGCCATTCAACATGGCAAAGCGGTTCTTCTGGAAAAACCTCTCGCCCTTACCCCGATCCAAGGCCGCCAAATCGTTGAAGCAGCCACCAAAGCTAAAATTCCTCTTATGACTGCCCAGACTCTGCGGTATGAGCCCACAATCCGGCAATTGCAAGCCCTCGCCTCATCCTTAGGTCAATGGCGCTATCTTGTGTGCACCATGCGATTCGAATGCCGCCAAGAGTTGCCTCAGAAAAACACATCATGGAGCAATTATGGGGTCCTTATGGAGTTCGGGATTCACTTGCTGGATCTGGTCCGTGTCCTCACTCAGGATGAGATCCATTCGGTCTCGGCTGACATTAGTCGACCTACGGCGCATGACCCCGAAAATCTGGCTTTCATCAAACTGATGACGCAGAGAGGAGTCCGCTGTTA
Above is a window of Candidatus Nitrospira neomarina DNA encoding:
- a CDS encoding KpsF/GutQ family sugar-phosphate isomerase; the encoded protein is MDILQELRRVIRLEGQAIAHLEESIGLPFEEAVRMLQACQGKVILTGVGKSGLIANKISATMVSTGTPAVYLHGSEGLHGDIGIVAKEDIVIAVGKSGESEELLVLLPFIRKIGARMIAITAQANSTLARGSDLVLVTPIQEEACPLNLAPTCSTTAALVLGDALAMALMKLRNFQPTDYAMFHPGGQLGKRLLLNVGDLMRTGEANAVIRLSHTIQFMLCEMTSKRAGAVSVLDDEDRLLGLITDFDIRRVLEGGQNLFALTIGAVMNPKPSWVYQDEKAVKVLQFMEKREKPISVLPVLNRQEKVVGMIHIHDLISRGL
- a CDS encoding Gfo/Idh/MocA family protein; this translates as MKPILLGLIGVGRHGYRYLHHLLSVETGGKLIAISRRNMEEGIRLAAENSLRFYPNYRDLLADSAIQAVLIVTPPSLNLPIALEAIQHGKAVLLEKPLALTPIQGRQIVEAATKAKIPLMTAQTLRYEPTIRQLQALASSLGQWRYLVCTMRFECRQELPQKNTSWSNYGVLMEFGIHLLDLVRVLTQDEIHSVSADISRPTAHDPENLAFIKLMTQRGVRCYLDISRLSQGRVTRAEIMGSTGQVQADWTTNIVRKISGRNEVLDYPCPSSATLIEVLRDFCQAIRTGGPMPVTAEDGLRAVEIAEACYRSAQTGKPVFLN
- a CDS encoding O-antigen ligase family protein, whose protein sequence is MSIDLDVGQVGSTSSSRTFSRSDLWPALGWGLCLVILLGFSPRLFHIQEYFFFTLLGMAILLCVLERKPLWIHAPLLAPFICFVGWVAFTIPFSIDPWVSLKEWQKIVAQLAVFYGTCLIVQEQRNEYFLRKALPVLLVGAIVCYSYSLLDFWDRGGNLLDRTIRAGYPKAGGADFTWLSTNVLMVFPLFITGFLAVTSSWKRVLLGCGMLLSFLALVLSYSRGVWLACLTQLIVGGFLVHKRHAFRLLVIGMVVFLSVGVVLGQLGLHRETFNPWTIKARLAVWNLSAADILDHPIVGVGYGVPILEKRHGQNIVELEAVNLGIPDIPEKPHNWYLMVVTGAGLPGLALFLWLLAKVGFTIYEDWTKAMTSSYRWLQMGVFLMVLGFSIRIFFEDSFGGSHSYLFWILVGTSVVLSHSHVEGKCNQSGHRSG